One genomic window of Comamonas antarctica includes the following:
- a CDS encoding flavin-containing monooxygenase: protein MSNSSFTTAEQALAAAVRRDMQLLRDAPADWVPPRAGTDHDVFIVGGGQSGMAMGLALRRAGIGRIATIDQNAAGREGVWSTVARMPTLRTAKALTGPESGIGALSFEAWYSATQGAAAYAALERIPRLAWADYLRWYRAATGSAIRNETRLLDIEALPGRGLQLTLRLPDGRIATEVTRKLVLSTGVDGCGVPRIPPQVREALAPTRYSHTHAPLPDLAGQRVAVLGAGASAFDAAATALEQGAAEVHLFARRADIARGSRMKAFSHVGAFEFFHTLPDADRWQLMRAYRASGGAPPRHAVQRAAAFDNFHLHLGSEWHELREQGEHIVLDASDGRFVFDHLVLGTGYAVDLAARPELARIAPQIATWARHYRPEWGNPDAELGRHPYLDAGFAFTEADPGSAPWLADIHCLGAPAMASHGRPVGDTGSLRHNVPRLVSAIGRDLFLADREWQVRHLQRVEGDEMDGSEYADRVWGVGVRALSAADN, encoded by the coding sequence ATGTCCAACAGTAGCTTCACGACCGCGGAGCAGGCCCTGGCTGCGGCGGTACGCCGCGACATGCAACTGCTGCGCGACGCGCCCGCCGACTGGGTGCCGCCGCGCGCGGGCACCGACCACGATGTGTTCATCGTCGGCGGCGGCCAAAGCGGCATGGCGATGGGGCTTGCGCTGCGGCGCGCGGGCATTGGCCGCATCGCCACCATCGACCAGAACGCAGCCGGCCGCGAAGGCGTGTGGTCCACGGTGGCGCGCATGCCTACGCTGCGCACCGCCAAGGCCTTGACCGGTCCCGAGTCCGGCATTGGCGCGCTGAGTTTCGAGGCCTGGTATTCAGCCACGCAGGGCGCGGCGGCCTATGCCGCGCTGGAACGCATTCCGCGCCTGGCCTGGGCCGACTATCTGCGCTGGTACCGCGCGGCCACGGGCAGCGCCATCCGCAACGAGACGCGGCTGCTGGATATCGAAGCGCTGCCGGGCCGGGGCCTGCAGCTGACGCTGCGCCTGCCCGATGGCCGCATCGCCACCGAAGTCACGCGCAAGCTGGTGCTGTCGACAGGCGTCGACGGCTGCGGCGTGCCGCGCATTCCGCCGCAGGTGCGCGAGGCCCTGGCGCCCACGCGCTACTCGCATACCCATGCGCCGCTGCCCGATCTGGCCGGCCAGCGCGTGGCGGTGCTGGGCGCGGGTGCCTCGGCCTTTGACGCGGCGGCCACGGCGCTGGAGCAGGGCGCAGCCGAAGTGCATCTGTTTGCGCGCCGCGCCGATATCGCGCGCGGCAGCCGCATGAAGGCTTTCTCGCATGTCGGCGCCTTCGAGTTCTTTCACACCCTGCCCGACGCCGACCGCTGGCAACTGATGCGCGCCTACCGCGCAAGCGGCGGCGCCCCGCCGCGCCACGCCGTGCAGCGCGCCGCGGCGTTCGACAACTTCCACCTGCATCTGGGCAGCGAATGGCATGAACTGCGCGAGCAGGGCGAGCACATCGTGCTCGATGCCTCCGATGGCCGCTTTGTGTTCGACCATCTGGTGCTGGGCACGGGCTACGCCGTCGACCTCGCGGCGCGGCCCGAACTGGCGCGCATCGCGCCGCAGATTGCAACCTGGGCCCGGCACTACCGCCCCGAGTGGGGCAACCCGGACGCGGAGCTGGGCCGCCATCCCTATCTCGATGCGGGCTTTGCCTTCACCGAGGCCGATCCGGGCAGCGCGCCCTGGCTCGCCGACATCCACTGCCTGGGCGCCCCGGCCATGGCCAGCCACGGCCGCCCGGTCGGCGATACCGGCAGCCTGCGCCACAACGTGCCGCGGCTGGTATCAGCCATCGGCCGCGACCTGTTCCTGGCGGACCGGGAATGGCAGGTCCGGCATCTGCAAAGGGTGGAGGGGGATGAGATGGATGGGAGTGAATATGCGGATCGCGTTTGGGGCGTTGGGGTGCGGGCTTTGAGCGCGGCCGATAACTGA
- a CDS encoding Bug family tripartite tricarboxylate transporter substrate binding protein, which produces MTASLSRRRLLLAGAGTVSIPAWPPLAQAANAGSGYPQRALHLVSPYPPGGTNDLVARITGRELSALLGQPVVIDNRGGAGGTLGTNAVVQVVPDGYTLLNASSGNLTSAPQVIGAPYDPLNDLVPVGFLGHVRFVLAVNPALPIRSLAELIAYARANPGKINYGTAGNGTGGHIAGEYLRQRTGIDIVHVPYRGSALAVSDALAGHVQLVLDPLAGQYVRDGRLRGLAFSGARSAPDLPGVPSIDEAGVPKWEATNFFLAAVPRNTPKPVVEALLKAYAEIAAKPAVVKELQALGVEILPLQQQQITELIKAEIALNNRVIQAAQIRG; this is translated from the coding sequence ATGACTGCTTCCCTGTCCCGCCGCCGCCTGCTGCTCGCCGGCGCCGGCACTGTGTCCATTCCCGCATGGCCGCCACTGGCGCAGGCCGCCAATGCCGGCAGCGGCTATCCGCAGCGCGCGCTGCACCTGGTCAGCCCCTATCCGCCGGGCGGCACCAACGACCTGGTGGCGCGCATCACCGGGCGCGAACTGTCGGCGCTGCTGGGCCAGCCGGTGGTCATCGACAACCGCGGCGGCGCGGGCGGCACGCTGGGCACCAATGCCGTGGTGCAGGTCGTGCCCGACGGCTACACGCTGCTCAATGCCTCAAGCGGCAACCTGACCTCGGCGCCGCAGGTGATCGGCGCGCCCTACGACCCGCTCAATGACCTGGTTCCCGTGGGGTTCCTGGGCCATGTGCGCTTCGTGCTCGCGGTCAACCCGGCGCTGCCGATCCGCAGCCTGGCCGAGCTGATTGCCTATGCGCGCGCCAACCCCGGCAAGATCAACTACGGCACCGCGGGCAACGGCACGGGCGGCCATATTGCCGGCGAATACCTGCGCCAGCGCACTGGCATCGACATCGTGCATGTGCCCTACCGCGGCTCGGCGCTGGCCGTGAGCGACGCGCTGGCCGGCCATGTGCAACTGGTGCTCGACCCGCTGGCTGGCCAGTATGTGCGCGACGGCCGCCTGCGCGGCCTGGCCTTCAGCGGCGCGCGCTCGGCGCCCGATCTGCCCGGCGTGCCCAGCATCGACGAGGCCGGCGTGCCCAAGTGGGAGGCGACGAACTTCTTCCTGGCGGCGGTGCCGCGCAACACGCCCAAGCCGGTCGTCGAGGCCTTGCTCAAGGCCTATGCCGAGATCGCCGCCAAGCCCGCCGTGGTCAAGGAACTGCAGGCGCTGGGCGTGGAGATCCTGCCATTGCAGCAGCAGCAGATCACCGAGCTGATCAAGGCCGAGATCGCATTGAACAACCGCGTGATCCAGGCGGCGCAGATCCGTGGCTGA
- a CDS encoding IclR family transcriptional regulator → MPPRSDASPSVQDSSALARGLAILDCLLRAARPLTLAEIAQATQLPSSTAHRQLQLLEQLGRTYRDAAGRHCAGAATLAPLPLDHPLNLLRRDATDVLRQLQSQFSATAVLTVFLGHQRLVIEAITGQHAIAPYIGTQAHAPLHCSVSGKLLLSTLDAAARAQLLGPSPYAARTAATLTSRKALEAQLERIARERLAVNLEENVEGICAQGVLVSTAAGQAIGALALTGASALFSPELRAAMLPVLTRNANLLGASLSAHAVARLLAA, encoded by the coding sequence ATGCCTCCACGCTCCGATGCTTCCCCCTCCGTCCAGGATTCCAGCGCCCTCGCGCGCGGCTTGGCGATTCTCGACTGCCTGCTGCGGGCCGCACGGCCGCTGACGCTGGCCGAGATTGCCCAGGCCACGCAGCTGCCTTCGAGCACGGCGCACCGCCAGCTGCAGTTGCTGGAGCAATTGGGCCGCACCTACCGCGATGCCGCGGGCCGGCATTGCGCGGGCGCGGCAACGCTGGCGCCGCTGCCGCTGGACCATCCGCTGAACCTGCTGCGGCGCGACGCCACCGACGTGCTGCGCCAGTTGCAAAGCCAGTTCTCGGCAACCGCGGTGCTGACGGTGTTTCTCGGCCATCAGCGGCTGGTGATCGAAGCCATCACCGGCCAGCATGCGATTGCGCCCTATATCGGCACCCAGGCGCATGCGCCGTTGCACTGCTCGGTATCGGGCAAGCTGCTGCTGAGCACGCTCGATGCGGCGGCGCGCGCGCAGTTGCTGGGCCCTTCGCCCTACGCGGCACGCACGGCCGCCACGCTCACCAGCCGCAAGGCGCTGGAGGCGCAACTGGAGCGCATTGCTCGGGAGCGCTTGGCAGTGAATCTGGAAGAGAACGTCGAGGGCATCTGCGCCCAGGGCGTGCTGGTGTCCACCGCCGCCGGGCAGGCCATCGGCGCGCTGGCGCTCACCGGGGCCAGCGCGCTGTTCTCGCCGGAACTGCGGGCTGCGATGCTGCCGGTGCTGACGCGCAATGCCAATCTGCTCGGGGCGTCGCTGTCGGCGCATGCGGTGGCGCGGCTGCTGGCGGCGTGA
- a CDS encoding NtaA/DmoA family FMN-dependent monooxygenase (This protein belongs to a clade of FMN-dependent monooxygenases, within a broader family of flavin-dependent oxidoreductases, the luciferase-like monooxygenase (LMM) family, some of whose members use coenzyme F420 rather than FMN.) — MTGKTRRDFLKLGYFHFTDGFHSAGWRLPQAVSHASIFEAHRQAAAMAQAAGFDALFLGDSLDTSLGESGSRLRRLDPVATLSAIAATTPGIGLVATMSTTYSAPYIVARQIGSLDQLSNGRAGWNVVTSYSAGVAENFNHHQLPPHEQRYALAEEFVDVVRGLWDSFDDDAFVRDKAGGRFVDPQRVHALHHQGRHYQVRGPIPVPRSPQGQAVLVQAGSSIPGTQLGARVGELIFTRQSTLAAAVAFRRSFHAALPDFGRTPREVIVMPGVIPVLGATEAEARALVRQMDQGVDLEHGRFVLGNQLGLELSHLRFEDELPELQPAANGQRSVLGILAGLRARGPLTVAAAARYFGGMRGHIELVGTPEQVAQGLIDLYEAGAGDGFNIIPPFMPGGLADFAEQVVPLLRRRGYLPQGYAGETLRENLGLAVPKSRFSR; from the coding sequence ATGACCGGCAAGACGCGCAGGGACTTTCTCAAACTCGGCTACTTCCATTTCACCGACGGCTTCCACTCGGCCGGCTGGCGCCTGCCCCAGGCCGTGAGCCATGCCAGCATCTTCGAAGCCCACCGCCAGGCGGCGGCCATGGCCCAGGCCGCGGGCTTCGATGCGCTCTTCCTGGGCGATTCGCTCGATACCTCGCTCGGAGAAAGCGGCTCGCGCCTGCGCCGGCTCGATCCCGTGGCCACGCTGTCGGCGATTGCGGCCACGACACCGGGCATCGGCCTGGTGGCGACCATGTCGACCACCTACAGCGCGCCGTATATCGTCGCGCGCCAGATCGGCTCGCTCGACCAGCTGAGCAACGGCCGCGCGGGCTGGAACGTGGTGACCTCGTATTCGGCCGGCGTGGCCGAGAACTTCAACCACCACCAGCTGCCGCCGCATGAGCAGCGCTACGCGCTGGCCGAGGAGTTCGTCGACGTGGTGCGCGGGCTGTGGGACAGCTTCGACGATGACGCCTTCGTGCGCGACAAGGCCGGCGGCCGCTTTGTCGACCCGCAGCGCGTGCATGCGCTCCATCACCAGGGCCGGCACTACCAGGTGCGCGGGCCGATTCCCGTGCCGCGCAGCCCGCAGGGGCAGGCGGTGCTGGTGCAGGCGGGTTCCTCCATTCCGGGCACGCAGCTCGGCGCGCGCGTGGGCGAGCTGATCTTCACGCGCCAGTCGACGCTTGCAGCCGCGGTGGCGTTTCGCCGCAGCTTCCACGCCGCGCTGCCGGATTTCGGTCGCACGCCGCGCGAGGTGATCGTGATGCCTGGCGTGATTCCGGTGCTGGGCGCCACCGAGGCCGAGGCGCGCGCGCTGGTGCGGCAGATGGATCAGGGCGTCGACCTGGAGCATGGCCGGTTCGTGCTGGGCAACCAGCTGGGCCTTGAGCTGTCGCATCTGCGCTTCGAAGACGAGCTGCCCGAACTCCAGCCCGCGGCCAACGGCCAGCGCAGCGTGCTGGGTATCCTCGCCGGCCTGCGCGCGCGCGGGCCGCTGACGGTGGCCGCGGCGGCGCGCTATTTCGGCGGCATGCGCGGCCATATCGAGCTGGTAGGCACGCCGGAGCAGGTGGCGCAGGGGCTGATCGACCTGTACGAGGCCGGCGCGGGCGACGGCTTCAACATCATCCCGCCCTTCATGCCGGGCGGACTCGCCGATTTCGCCGAACAGGTCGTGCCCCTGCTGCGCCGGCGCGGCTATCTGCCCCAGGGCTATGCGGGCGAGACGCTGCGGGAAAACCTCGGCCTGGCAGTGCCGAAATCGCGTTTCAGCCGCTAA
- a CDS encoding tyrosine-type recombinase/integrase, giving the protein MPDALGLPPGPPIDRLQVVDIEEDPPAPEAAERPKRRRGRPPGAKARIASAGARISASETSFMRAVLQGVDEKLAANRYLLHLGSMDRRAAGSYREQLQQRIKLALLNLPEHLPQREQGPRILAQLLARPEPTPELPTLEEFAQGFAEDMFSEKELIALYREQLDDRFGESGQRAGPTAAEILRGKLEALHWVQLHVAQHPQPGDPTQLWLDAAICAKLRVHGVLSLSDAIGWINLQGRRWHAQLPGVGRTRAQRLLLWLSDHQEAIGVRIHHRIAQEMIYAEFTPAASLLPETLGSARGTPEMFGLVPLESLAWPLDLLGDDGLFRSHRPNTLKAHTDREAVQAWFATLAEKSAATQDSYRRAVERLVLWALVERRTHLSSLATEDFIAFKAFLRAPPAHWCQKAPVTKGSEDWRPLRGPLADLSIQQTMSAIATMYRDWHASGYLDANAVASVRGSKRRDMQMDVMRSFSNEALQAIRTTLQEMPDGPVKRRLRAAILLLQTAGLRRAEAVNMTWGHIERVRLDNMESDIWALRFAGKGKRERMVPLKPETLQALEAHYQDRLALIESGALASYAGMPKKDCPLLGVLDERLALGHAGTVGDLASNARRETNATGALSAARLHGVLKQFFRQVQQQPGAGDTDFLKASAHWLRHTFAHQSLRSSGKDLAVVQQLLGHADISTTGIYVKADMSSRVAAVLGVEAAV; this is encoded by the coding sequence ATGCCCGACGCCCTTGGCCTGCCCCCCGGCCCGCCCATCGACCGCCTCCAAGTCGTCGATATCGAAGAAGACCCGCCCGCGCCGGAGGCGGCAGAGCGCCCGAAGCGCCGGCGCGGCCGCCCGCCGGGCGCAAAAGCCAGGATCGCCAGCGCCGGCGCGCGCATCTCCGCGAGCGAGACCTCGTTCATGCGCGCGGTGCTGCAGGGCGTCGATGAAAAGCTGGCCGCCAACCGCTACCTGCTGCATCTGGGCAGCATGGACCGGCGCGCCGCGGGCAGCTATCGCGAACAGCTGCAGCAGCGCATCAAACTGGCGCTGCTGAACCTGCCCGAACACCTGCCCCAGCGCGAGCAGGGCCCGCGCATCCTGGCGCAGCTGCTGGCGCGGCCCGAGCCCACGCCCGAGCTGCCGACGCTGGAGGAATTCGCCCAGGGCTTTGCCGAGGACATGTTCAGCGAGAAGGAGCTGATCGCGCTGTACCGCGAGCAGCTCGACGACCGTTTTGGCGAGTCCGGCCAGCGCGCCGGCCCCACGGCCGCCGAGATCCTGCGCGGCAAGCTCGAGGCGCTGCACTGGGTGCAGCTGCATGTCGCCCAGCACCCGCAGCCCGGCGACCCGACGCAGCTCTGGCTCGATGCGGCCATCTGCGCCAAGCTGCGCGTGCATGGCGTGCTGAGCCTGAGCGATGCCATCGGCTGGATCAACCTGCAGGGCCGGCGCTGGCACGCGCAGCTGCCCGGCGTCGGCCGCACGCGCGCGCAGCGCCTGCTGCTGTGGCTCAGCGACCACCAGGAGGCGATTGGCGTGCGCATCCACCACCGGATCGCGCAGGAGATGATCTACGCCGAGTTCACGCCCGCGGCCAGCCTGCTGCCCGAGACGCTGGGCAGTGCGCGCGGCACGCCCGAGATGTTCGGCCTGGTGCCGCTCGAAAGCCTGGCTTGGCCGCTCGATCTGCTGGGCGACGACGGCCTGTTCCGCTCGCACCGCCCCAACACGCTCAAGGCGCACACCGACCGCGAGGCGGTGCAGGCCTGGTTTGCCACGCTGGCCGAGAAATCCGCGGCGACGCAGGACAGCTACCGGCGCGCCGTCGAACGGCTGGTGCTGTGGGCGCTGGTCGAGCGCCGCACCCACCTGTCGTCGCTGGCGACCGAGGATTTCATTGCCTTCAAGGCCTTTTTGCGCGCGCCGCCCGCGCACTGGTGCCAGAAGGCGCCGGTCACCAAGGGATCGGAGGACTGGCGCCCGCTGCGCGGCCCGCTGGCCGACCTGAGCATCCAGCAGACCATGAGCGCGATCGCCACCATGTACCGCGACTGGCATGCGAGCGGCTACCTCGATGCCAATGCGGTGGCCAGCGTGCGCGGCAGCAAGCGCCGGGACATGCAGATGGATGTGATGCGCTCGTTCTCCAACGAGGCGCTGCAGGCCATCCGCACGACGCTGCAGGAGATGCCCGACGGTCCGGTCAAGCGCCGGCTGCGCGCCGCCATCTTGCTGCTGCAGACCGCGGGCCTGCGCCGCGCCGAGGCCGTCAACATGACCTGGGGCCATATCGAGCGCGTGCGCCTGGACAACATGGAGTCCGACATCTGGGCGCTGCGCTTTGCCGGCAAGGGCAAGCGCGAACGCATGGTGCCGCTCAAGCCCGAGACGCTGCAGGCGCTCGAAGCCCATTACCAGGACCGCCTGGCACTGATTGAATCCGGCGCGCTGGCCAGCTACGCCGGGATGCCCAAAAAGGACTGCCCGCTGCTGGGCGTGCTGGACGAGCGCCTGGCGCTGGGCCACGCCGGCACCGTCGGCGACCTGGCCTCGAACGCGCGCCGCGAAACCAATGCCACCGGCGCGCTGTCGGCGGCGCGGCTGCATGGCGTGCTCAAGCAGTTCTTCCGCCAGGTGCAGCAGCAGCCCGGCGCGGGCGACACCGATTTCCTCAAGGCCTCGGCGCACTGGCTGCGCCACACCTTTGCGCACCAGTCGCTGCGCTCGAGCGGCAAGGACCTGGCCGTGGTCCAGCAACTGCTGGGCCATGCCGACATCTCCACGACCGGCATCTACGTCAAGGCCGACATGTCCTCGCGCGTGGCCGCCGTGCTGGGCGTGGAAGCCGCGGTCTGA
- the crcB gene encoding fluoride efflux transporter CrcB — MEFLLVFLGGGLGSAARHGANLLAARWLGTQYPLGTLGINVLGAFAMGAVVEYGAARSGLSPQARLFLTTGILGGFTTFSTFALEIGALQLRGEIAASILYALGTLVLGVAGLYAGMALVRALQ; from the coding sequence ATGGAATTCCTGCTGGTGTTTCTCGGCGGCGGCCTGGGCTCGGCCGCGCGCCATGGCGCCAACCTGCTGGCCGCGCGCTGGCTCGGCACGCAGTATCCGCTGGGCACGCTGGGCATCAACGTGCTGGGCGCGTTTGCCATGGGCGCGGTGGTCGAGTACGGGGCCGCGCGCAGCGGCCTGTCGCCGCAGGCGCGGCTGTTTCTCACCACCGGCATCCTGGGCGGCTTCACGACCTTCTCGACCTTTGCGCTCGAGATCGGCGCACTGCAGCTGCGCGGCGAGATCGCGGCGTCCATCCTTTATGCGCTGGGCACGCTGGTGCTGGGTGTCGCCGGGCTGTATGCGGGCATGGCGCTGGTGCGGGCGCTGCAGTAG
- the tsaA gene encoding tRNA (N6-threonylcarbamoyladenosine(37)-N6)-methyltransferase TrmO has translation MIHQPLPSPPIAMQPIGFVRSPFQSLQGMPIQTAAAAHAEGWLDVLPAFQPGLRDIEGFEYLVLLTHLHQAGEQLEVVPFMDTVRHGVFATRAPARPNRIGLSIVRLLRVCGGQLHFAGNDMLDGTPVLDIKPYVPALDVRQTERIGWFEQGLERLPTTLSDERALSPDAVAART, from the coding sequence ATGATCCACCAGCCGCTTCCCTCCCCGCCCATCGCGATGCAGCCCATAGGCTTTGTGCGCAGTCCGTTCCAGTCGCTGCAGGGCATGCCCATCCAGACCGCGGCCGCGGCGCATGCCGAGGGCTGGCTCGATGTGCTGCCGGCGTTCCAGCCCGGGCTGCGCGATATCGAGGGCTTCGAATACCTGGTTCTGCTCACGCATCTGCACCAGGCCGGCGAGCAACTGGAGGTCGTGCCGTTCATGGACACCGTGCGCCACGGCGTGTTTGCCACGCGCGCGCCGGCGCGGCCCAACCGCATCGGCCTGTCCATCGTCCGGCTGCTGCGGGTCTGCGGCGGCCAGCTGCATTTCGCGGGCAACGACATGCTCGACGGCACGCCGGTCTTGGACATCAAGCCCTATGTGCCCGCGCTCGACGTGCGCCAGACCGAGCGCATCGGCTGGTTCGAGCAGGGACTGGAGCGCTTGCCAACCACGCTTTCCGACGAACGCGCGTTGTCGCCGGACGCCGTTGCCGCCAGGACTTGA
- the modA gene encoding molybdate ABC transporter substrate-binding protein, whose amino-acid sequence MTASSRWLLKATLLTAFSLGAVAVQAQELTVSAAASLTNAFQAVGQAFEKAHPGTRLTFNFAASGPLLAQIQQGAPVDVFASADQETMDRAAKARLLAEGTRADFARNTLVLIVPASASHVPQQLADLNGAAYKRIATGTPSSVPVGRYTMASVQDAGLASALESKWIYGESVRQVLNYVARAEVDAGFVYRTDALIEKDKTRIALTVPTATPVSYPIAQVAASRNAALGKDFIAFVRSAAGQQILEGFGFSKP is encoded by the coding sequence ATGACTGCTTCTTCCCGCTGGCTGCTGAAGGCCACCCTGCTGACGGCATTTTCCCTGGGCGCGGTGGCCGTGCAGGCGCAGGAGCTGACGGTTTCCGCCGCCGCCAGCCTGACCAATGCCTTCCAGGCCGTGGGCCAGGCGTTCGAGAAGGCCCATCCCGGCACCCGGCTGACGTTCAACTTCGCCGCCTCGGGTCCGCTGCTGGCGCAGATCCAGCAGGGCGCACCCGTGGACGTGTTTGCCTCGGCCGACCAGGAAACCATGGACCGCGCGGCCAAGGCCAGGCTGCTGGCCGAAGGCACGCGCGCCGACTTCGCGCGCAACACGCTGGTGCTGATCGTGCCCGCCTCGGCCAGCCATGTGCCGCAACAGCTCGCCGACCTGAATGGCGCCGCCTACAAGCGCATCGCCACCGGCACCCCCAGCTCGGTGCCCGTGGGCCGCTACACCATGGCTTCGGTGCAGGATGCAGGCCTGGCTTCGGCGCTGGAATCGAAGTGGATCTACGGCGAAAGCGTGCGCCAGGTGCTGAACTACGTCGCGCGCGCCGAAGTCGACGCCGGCTTCGTCTACCGCACCGACGCGCTGATCGAGAAGGACAAGACGCGCATTGCGCTCACCGTGCCCACGGCCACGCCCGTGAGCTACCCGATCGCGCAGGTCGCCGCCAGCAGGAACGCGGCGCTGGGCAAGGACTTCATTGCCTTCGTGCGCAGCGCTGCGGGCCAGCAGATCCTCGAAGGCTTTGGCTTTTCCAAACCCTGA
- the modB gene encoding molybdate ABC transporter permease subunit yields MLTPLWLTLKIALLATLLAGAAGIALGWWMSQRRFAGKNFVDALLMLPMVLPPTVLGYYLIVLIGRNGVLGQYLDRWFGINLMFTWQGAVIAAALVSLPLVYKAARAAFEDVDARYPHAARTLGAGEFETFVRITLPLAVRGITAGLMLAFARAMGEFGATLMIAGNLPGKTQTLSIAIYDAVQAGNDAQALWLTLVISAVCVVVLVVSSRLLQARH; encoded by the coding sequence GTGCTGACCCCTCTTTGGCTGACGCTCAAGATCGCGCTGCTGGCGACGCTGCTGGCCGGCGCGGCCGGCATCGCGCTGGGCTGGTGGATGTCGCAGCGCCGCTTCGCGGGCAAGAACTTCGTCGATGCGCTGCTGATGCTGCCGATGGTGCTGCCGCCCACGGTGCTGGGCTACTACCTGATCGTGCTGATCGGGCGCAATGGCGTGCTGGGCCAGTACCTCGACCGCTGGTTCGGCATCAATCTGATGTTCACCTGGCAGGGCGCGGTGATCGCTGCCGCGCTGGTGTCGCTGCCGCTGGTCTACAAGGCCGCGCGCGCGGCGTTCGAGGACGTCGACGCGCGCTATCCGCATGCCGCGCGCACGCTCGGCGCGGGCGAGTTCGAGACCTTTGTGCGCATCACGCTGCCGCTGGCGGTGCGCGGCATCACGGCCGGGCTGATGCTGGCGTTCGCGCGCGCGATGGGCGAGTTCGGCGCGACGCTGATGATTGCCGGCAACCTGCCGGGCAAGACGCAGACGCTGTCGATCGCGATCTACGATGCGGTGCAGGCCGGCAACGATGCGCAGGCGCTGTGGCTCACGCTGGTGATCTCGGCCGTGTGCGTGGTGGTGCTGGTCGTCTCCAGCCGGCTGCTGCAGGCAAGGCATTGA
- a CDS encoding ABC transporter ATP-binding protein, translating to MTQITPVLDLHLQATLSSPDRTFVLDARFTSTAARTALIGASGSGKSTLLMAIAGLAAQAHGHVRVSGHTLLDTARGIDLPTRERRIGVVFQDYALFPHLTVEQNLAFGLCRLGQRPDAAQRERIDALVRQFGLEALRAALPRHLSGGQRQRVALARALAPQPRLLLLDEPLSALDTQLRVRLRAELAEMLERVQIPVLLVTHDPSDVEALAQAVVQLDAGRVARVDLARMPA from the coding sequence ATGACGCAGATCACTCCCGTACTGGACCTTCACTTGCAGGCGACGCTCTCGTCGCCGGACCGCACTTTCGTGCTCGATGCGCGCTTCACTTCCACGGCCGCGCGCACCGCGCTGATCGGCGCCTCGGGCTCGGGCAAGTCCACGCTGCTGATGGCGATTGCCGGACTGGCTGCGCAGGCGCACGGCCATGTGCGCGTGAGCGGCCACACGCTCCTGGACACCGCGCGCGGCATCGATCTGCCCACACGCGAACGCCGCATCGGCGTGGTGTTTCAGGACTATGCGCTGTTTCCGCACCTGACGGTGGAGCAGAACCTGGCCTTCGGGCTGTGCCGGCTGGGCCAGCGCCCCGACGCGGCGCAGCGCGAGCGCATCGATGCGCTGGTGCGCCAGTTCGGCCTGGAGGCCTTGCGCGCTGCGCTGCCGCGCCATCTGTCGGGCGGGCAGCGCCAGCGCGTGGCGCTGGCGCGCGCGCTTGCGCCCCAGCCCCGGCTGCTGCTGCTCGACGAACCGCTGTCGGCGCTCGATACGCAGTTGCGCGTGCGCCTGCGCGCAGAGCTCGCCGAGATGCTCGAGCGCGTGCAGATTCCGGTGCTGCTGGTGACGCACGACCCGAGCGATGTCGAGGCGCTGGCCCAGGCCGTGGTGCAGCTCGACGCGGGCCGCGTGGCGCGTGTGGACCTTGCGCGCATGCCGGCGTGA